A window of the Exiguobacterium mexicanum genome harbors these coding sequences:
- a CDS encoding caspase family protein — protein sequence MYKAILIAVNEQRDHEISALPNTLNDVREINRLLTEEPAVFDKSDVQILYGNLTTKSMLDHALHSFFGDASPNDVLFLYWAGHGGFSQTNAYFIPYDAGIHAIGDTSINMSDVRDHIDQTKARTVLSFFDTCHSGALMRSIDNLMERGLEIKGFGKFVIAACTENQFAWDRNGHGAFTDHLIRGLEGGAANPSGEIDIYTLYAYVSRALSKEFENQHPVLNSTLSGPPVIIKNVKTRQAESNLSPLFDGGQRVIDNSGDWFLLGSSSARYFSYRYNSSDKAYSLILKAEDNSRGVEEVLKQMWKTEQPFAIEDTAEYVRVAEVNVEVVGGEKTINLKLVSSEDRHGSHMFSEMTVNGIKPDEIAKLRIDHYLFNKEVPRHVRMDHSETLIYGNPSDYEVSNRLIPDLLDQHVTLECIRLHLIAVLVFKSIVSEVSSLHLFVERGAITRITIEGRRPRVYSNVNPSIVSVDEPVHFSLDY from the coding sequence TTGTATAAAGCTATATTAATTGCAGTCAATGAGCAACGTGACCATGAGATATCCGCTCTTCCGAATACGTTAAACGACGTAAGAGAAATCAATCGATTATTGACAGAAGAGCCCGCCGTATTCGATAAATCTGACGTCCAGATTTTATATGGGAATTTGACCACCAAGTCAATGTTAGATCATGCATTACATAGTTTTTTTGGAGATGCGTCTCCAAATGATGTCTTATTTCTCTACTGGGCAGGCCACGGGGGATTCAGTCAAACCAATGCGTATTTCATTCCATATGATGCAGGTATTCATGCCATAGGTGACACCAGTATCAACATGTCCGATGTCAGAGACCATATCGATCAAACAAAGGCCCGCACAGTCTTGAGCTTTTTTGATACGTGTCATAGCGGTGCGCTCATGCGATCAATCGACAATCTGATGGAGAGAGGGCTTGAAATTAAAGGGTTCGGTAAGTTCGTCATCGCAGCGTGCACGGAAAATCAGTTTGCTTGGGATCGAAACGGGCATGGAGCCTTCACAGATCATTTGATCCGTGGCCTAGAAGGTGGGGCGGCGAACCCGAGCGGGGAGATTGATATCTACACGCTCTATGCTTACGTCAGCCGGGCTCTCTCGAAAGAATTCGAGAATCAACATCCTGTCTTAAACAGCACGCTCTCCGGTCCACCTGTCATCATCAAGAATGTAAAGACGAGACAGGCCGAGTCGAATTTGTCACCACTCTTTGACGGTGGACAACGGGTGATCGACAATTCTGGAGACTGGTTTCTATTGGGAAGTTCGAGCGCACGTTACTTCTCCTATCGCTACAACAGTTCTGACAAGGCATACAGCTTGATCTTGAAGGCCGAAGACAACTCGAGAGGGGTCGAGGAGGTGCTCAAGCAGATGTGGAAAACTGAGCAACCTTTCGCGATTGAAGATACGGCTGAATATGTCCGCGTGGCCGAGGTGAATGTGGAAGTGGTCGGGGGTGAAAAAACAATCAACCTCAAGCTGGTCTCGAGTGAAGACAGACATGGCAGTCATATGTTTAGTGAAATGACAGTCAATGGTATTAAACCCGATGAAATCGCTAAGCTGAGAATCGATCACTATCTATTCAACAAAGAAGTTCCAAGACATGTCAGAATGGATCATTCGGAAACACTCATTTACGGGAATCCATCCGACTATGAGGTGTCCAATCGGTTAATCCCGGATTTGCTTGATCAGCATGTCACCCTGGAATGTATCAGACTACACCTCATAGCGGTCCTTGTATTCAAATCAATTGTGTCTGAAGTGAGCTCATTGCATTTATTTGTCGAACGCGGTGCCATCACGAGGATTACCATCGAAGGTAGGCGGCCCCGCGTCTACTCGAACGTCAATCCGTCAATAGTGTCAGTGGACGAACCGGTACATTTTTCATTGGACTATTGA
- a CDS encoding JAB domain-containing protein gives MELSAIIEVIRIKQEVREEMVALEHAIIHSPDSARQIGSSFIGDDDREVFLVIMLNTKNRVIGVHRAHVGSVNSSVVHPREVFKCAILNNASCLIVCHQHPSGDPTPSREDILVSERLHEAGDLIGIPVLDHLILGADESYVSMKQRGYMG, from the coding sequence ATGGAACTATCCGCCATCATCGAGGTCATCCGTATCAAACAAGAGGTTCGCGAGGAAATGGTCGCCCTCGAGCATGCCATCATCCACTCGCCGGACAGTGCCAGACAAATCGGGTCATCGTTCATCGGGGACGACGACCGTGAAGTGTTCCTCGTCATCATGTTGAATACTAAAAACCGGGTCATCGGCGTCCACCGGGCGCATGTCGGGAGCGTCAACTCGAGCGTCGTCCACCCACGGGAAGTCTTCAAATGCGCCATCTTGAACAATGCCTCATGCCTCATCGTCTGTCACCAACATCCGAGCGGGGACCCGACCCCGAGCCGGGAGGACATCCTCGTCTCCGAGCGCTTACATGAAGCAGGCGACCTCATCGGCATCCCCGTGCTCGACCATCTCATCCTCGGTGCGGACGAGTCATACGTCAGTATGAAACAGCGAGGTTACATGGGTTGA
- a CDS encoding YolD-like family protein, whose translation MTMYRDRGELKWIPFLMPEHKALLTKYYKEIQKIEMPDIDEQVLSVYENVLNDAIFSGDLVEVKYVEKREMKRFKGFVHRTNYMERTVELANQRDGIIHVPFEAIIHVEQSMD comes from the coding sequence ATGACGATGTATCGCGATCGGGGCGAATTGAAATGGATCCCATTCCTCATGCCCGAGCACAAGGCGCTACTGACGAAATACTATAAAGAGATTCAAAAAATTGAGATGCCAGATATCGATGAACAGGTCCTATCGGTCTACGAGAATGTGCTGAACGACGCGATCTTCAGCGGAGATTTGGTAGAGGTAAAATATGTGGAGAAGCGGGAGATGAAACGATTCAAGGGTTTTGTGCACCGGACGAACTATATGGAGCGGACCGTCGAGCTGGCCAATCAGCGGGACGGGATCATCCATGTGCCGTTCGAGGCAATCATTCACGTGGAACAATCAATGGACTAA